ATATGTAATGGAAAATTCGGAGTTTTCAGACGAACACGATATTCGTCGATATCCATAGTCAGTCCGTAGTCTATGATTCTCGCTGTATTGCTGTCATCAAGAATTTGAATGTTTGTGCCACCACCTGCCGGGTCGTAATCGTACAGGGTGAGACTTTCAAGGTTGTGGCGCAGGCGTCGCGGCAGAACCCTCAATAGAAAGTAATCCTGGTAGGAATAACGGAGGTCGCCAAACCAGCTGTCTTCGTCCTCGAAGTCAAATTCCAGGTGGATACGATTAGGGGCATGAGCGTCCTTGAACAGGATGCCGCCGCTGGGTGAGCTGTCGAGCGAATGGTATTCGGCAGCTTTGTTGGAGGCGACCCGACCAGCAGCTTCGGGTAATAGTGCAGTGGTTTGTGAGTAATTATCAGCAAAAGAGGGGACTACCGTGTTGTCAGTTTCAGAAAGGTAGCCGCCAATCCAGATATTAAGGGTTGACTCAACCTGATCACTCATGTCACCAAAGTCGGCGATGGAGATGGTCGCGCCGACCGGATTCAGTAATGCAGCAATAGTTAGAAGTGAGATAAATTTTTTCATCTTGTAAAAGCCCCCCCGGTGTTTACGCCAGGAGTGTCTGTGCCATGAAAACTTGAATGGCAGTCGGTACACCTGGTATAGTTTCTGCTTTTTTCGGAGATGTCGTCAGTTCCGCTATTACGGTGTTCGCCGTGGCACTGCTTACAGAGAAAGGTCACCGGCAGTTTCAGCATGCTCTTGTTGATTGAACCGTGCGGACTGTGACAGGTGGAGCAGGTTTCGGTGTTGTCGGCATGCTCGTAAAGGAAGGGGCCGGTTTTTTCGGTGTGGCAGCGGCCGCAGGTTTCCCGCTCGGTCATTCTTCTGAGCTGCTTCGGGTTTTCGGTACCATGCGGGTCGTGGCAGTCGGTGCAGTAGATCTTGCCCTCTTTCACCGGGTGATGGCTGGGCAGGGAGAACTTGGCGCTCTCTTCAATATGGCATTCCATACAAGTTTCCGAAGTTTCTCGGGGTGGCAGGATCAGGTCCGAACTGCCGTGAATCGGATGGCAATCCGAACAGGAGACTTCGTTACCGGCATGGATTCCGCCGTTCCAGTTGTGGATATTAAAGGTTGCGTTTGCGGTATGGCACTTGAGGCAGATCAGCGACTTGGCCCCGGCCGGCAGGTTGGGCAGGTCGAGAAGGTTTTCCTTGTGGGCCTTGATGATCTCGCTGGCATCTTTTTTGGCGTCAAGGCCCTGGATGGCGTCCATCAACTCGCTGCCCGGGCCGTGGCAGGATTCGCAGTCGACGATCATCATCCCAGATGATGACTGGATCAGCTGGTCGCCCATGGTGCTTGATTTGAAGTCGAGAGCAAGCTTGTCGTGGTCGTGGCATCCTTTCAGGCAGTTCTCGTTGCCGACATAGTCGGCGGTGAGCTTGCCGAGGAGCATTTTTTCATACTCCTGAATCGGAATGATCGGGGTGGCTTTTTTCAGCTTCGCGACCCCCTGCGAGTTACAGCCGGACATGAAAATGGCTGCTGAGAGACTCCCCAGCAACGCCAATTTCATCAAAACGCTTTTTCGATTCATCCTCTTTCTCCTTGCCGGAACTTTTTTCTGTAGGGCATTGATGTTCGTGAGAAAAGTCTCTAAATAATTTCAGTAATTATTTCCATTATATAAGCAGGGCGCCGGAGTGGTTGGGGGTGAACATCCCGCCCGCAGGCCACTTCAATGCACCGGTTTGCTTCAATTGATGTCTGTGAAATCAAGCCCTGAAAACCATTTAATTGATCACTTAAGGCTAACATATTGAAATGATTATTATTCCGCATTAAGCTCTTTTACCAGAAAAAAAAGCCCATGTTAAGAAAAAATTTAATAATTTCACGAGAGTAGGTGTTTTATTTTCTTTTTTTCATTTTGCACATTAGATTCTGTTCTGAAAAAACTGAATGTTGGAGTAGAATGCATTGGTATTTTATCGGTAGTGACGCTTGGCAATGCCCGGCATGTAAGGTTCGGTCCCGGATGAGTGTCGGGGGGGAGTCCCTGGCCGCTGGGTTGCCCGGTTGTATAGCATGCATTCTCCGGATTCGGAGGTGTATTTTCTTGTTGATTTGTGTCGGTGTTATCGTGATAAGGTAGTAACGGAAACTACATATAATAAATGTTGAATCGGGGAAGGGAAAAAAATGCGCAGAAAAAAAACGCATAAATTACATCGAATGCTGCTTGGGGTATTCTTTATCGCCGCTGTCGGCCTGTTTGCAGCTGTCTCCCCTGTTTGCGGCGCAGACAATATTCAGGGTCTGAAAAAATCTGCCGAGCTGGGTGACGCTTCCGCCCAGCACGATCTTGCCAGGGCATATGAGGAAGGGATTGGAACGGCGAAGAATATTCCTGGCGCGGTTCAATGGTATCTGAAAGCGGCCATGCAGGGGCATGTGGATTCCCAGTATAAATTCGCCACCGCCCTTGATGGTAATCCGGAGGCAAGTCACCTGATCGGTAAAATGTATATGAATGGAGAGGGCGTCCAGAAAAACAGCGCCACCGGATTTAAGCTGATCAAGGAGTCGGCGGAAAAAGGGTATTCCGAAGCGCAATATGACCTGGGTGCGATGTACGCCTACGGAGAAGGGGTTACGCAGAGTGATGATGAGGCCGTGAAGTGGTGGAAACTGGCTGCTCAGCAGGGAGACTCAAAAGCCAGGGCCAATCTTTATAAGAAGTACAAGATCGAGGTGGAGAGTGTTACCGTCGCCAAAGAGGACTCCGGGAGTGTGTCTGCTCCTGCGGAAGAAGTCCCGGTGAAGGGCAGATTGAAAGATATAATGAAAGCTGCTGAATCCGGCGAGGCAAATGCCCAGTATGAACTTGGCAAGATGTACCAGGAAGGTGACGGGGTCAAAAAAGATGAGAACAAGGCGGTCAGATATTTCAGTATGGCAGCAAAGAAAAGCCATGTCGGGGCGCAGTTCGAGTATGCCAGGGCCCTTGGTGATGAACATCCCGAGGCGTTGTACCAGATGGGAAGGATGTACCGGCAAGGGGACGGGGTGAAAAAAGACCCTGCGACCGCCCTTGACTGGCTGAAAAAAGCCGCAACCAAGGGTCATGCCGAGGCCCAGTACGAACTTGGTCTCATGTATGCGGAAGGTGACGGGGTTGCAAAGGATGACGATGAAACGATCAGGTGGTGGACGATGGCTGCTGACCAGGGTCATCCGGAAGCCAAAGCGGTCATCGAAATGAAGATCATCAGCAAGGATGCTGCCGCCGGGGATGTCAAGGCGCAGTACAATATGGCGAAATTCTACGAAGAGGGAAGCGGCACCTTGAAGGACCTCGGTAAGGCGATGGAATGGTACACAAAAGCGGCCGCTCAGGGGCATGTGGTTTCCCAGTTCAAGTTGGCCACGGCGCTCCTGGCCGGGAAAGGGGTGAAAAAATCTCCCTCCGGCGCGGTTGAATGGTTCAGAAAGTCGGCTGAAAAGGATTACGGGCCGGCACAGTTTCAACTGGGTCTGATGTATAAAGACGGGCAGGGGGTGGCAAAGGACGAGGGTGAGGCGCTCAAGTGGCTTGAGAAAGCAGCCCTGAAAGGTGAGACGCGGGCCTATTATGATCTCGGTGATATGTATGCTGCCGGGCGAGGCTCAAAGGCCGACCATCAGACGGCTGCCTTATGGCTCGGCAAGGCTGCGGCTCTTGGCAATGCCGAGGCGCAGTACAGATACGGCAACTATCTTTTGAATGGTCCGGGCGTGAAGGAAGACCCTGATGAGGCGGTTAAATGGCTGCAGAAAGCGGCTGAAGCAGGAAATGTCGAGGCAATCAGCGCCCTTGGTGAATGCTACGCCGAGGGGAAAGGGACAGGGAAATCCGAGGCCCGGGCCCTCAGTTTGTTCAGGGAAGCCGCCGAAAAGGAGCATCCGAAAGCTCAATATAATCTTGGTTTGATTTATGAGACCGGTGCCGGGACCAAGAAAAATCCCGGTGAGGCTGTGAAGTGGTACCGTAAGGCGGCCAAGGGCGATGTTGTCGAGGCCATGTACCGCCTGGCGCTCCTGAACTGTAATGGCCAGGGGATCAAAAAAGACTACTCTGAAGCGATAAAGCTCTGGGAACAGGCATCCGGTAAGGGCGACGCAATGTCCTTGTATTTCCTGGGCTATATGCATGAAACCGGATCAGGTGTGAACCGGGATCCGGGGAAGGCCAAAAATTATTACCTTCAGGCGGCAAAACAGGGCAATCGCTTCGCTTTGCAGACGATCAAGGACATGAAGAACTGAACAATACCAAAAGCCCCTGAGGGAAATCCCATCAGGGGCTTTTTGTTTACAGTGGAAAAATCTGGAAAACTTTATTTAGACCGCATGTCTCTGAAAACCTGCCGGGCGGTGCGCCGGTCATTATCCAGAACCCGGACGCCGCTGTCCTTGTAGGATTTGATTTTCTGGTTCAGGCTGATGTTTTCGCTTTCCAGCGCGGCCAGACGTGCTTCAATATCGCTGTCTGAAGTTGGCGCTGCGGCCTCTGCTGTCTGCAGTGAGCGAACCTCCTGTCTCAGCTGATCATTCTCCTTTTCCAGTGCTGATAGCCGGCTGCGCAGCTCGTCGTTCGCCTGACTGTTGTCGGTTGTCTGGGCGGGGGCGGGAATGGTTCCGGCGCTGTTTTCCAGAGACCGCACTTCCTGCTTCAGTCGGCTGTTTTCATTCTCAAGGGCTTTCAAGCGGGATTCGATCTTTGTGTAGTCTTCCACGGGGATCTGCACCTTCAGTTCACCGGCAGAGACGAAACCGGTCCAGACCAGTATCAAGGTTATCAGGAATAATGTTCTCTTCACTTCAATCCTCCTCATATCCAACTTTATTTGATGTACCCTGCCAATCGAGGATACCGTTTGCGCGCTCCATTGATCAGTAGCGAAAAATGTGGATTCCCGACCGCTCTTTGGCGAAAGAAAGCTGCATGATCGATAACTATTTAATACAATTACAAAAAATTAGAATAATGTACAAGTAAATATTAGTGACTCAACTTTCAGGCATCTCTTATGGTGTTGATTTGCTGTTTTAAATGGTTCAGAGTCGTAGTGGCATTCCAAGATGAGAATTCAGAAGCCAGTAGCCGGAAGCCGGAGTGACTGATTTTAAAGCTTTTCTCCTGACTTCTGACTCCTGGCTTCTGGCTACTCGTGGAATACAGGCACTAACAAATCGCAGAAACCCCTTTATTTCACCCTTCGGGTACTCACTTCAGTACCCCCTGAGGGGTATAAGTTTCGTGCGAGCAGGCCAGCTGCCCAACTCAGCTTTAACGGGAGATTAGCCAAAATCGGAAAGTTGTAGTAGTGATGAACTGAGAGGGGAGATTCGATGTTCTTATTGGTTGCAGATTATTTTCTTTAATTCCGGTAACTTATCGGTGAGCGCCTGTCGGTCACGGAAAGTACATTTGAAGGTCAGGGAGTCTTTCTCGAATGATGGGGCGTGTTCCACCTCGGTGTCATTGGGCAGGTCCAGTGATTCGACAAAACGGCGGAATTTCTCTTCTGCACCGGAAAGCTGCGGAAAAAGCCGGGTGTGAAACCAATCCATAATCAATGATGTTTTTCGGTGGTTTTCGAGACTCCGGTCAAGCGCGATGTTTAGTATTGCCGGGTCTCGCAATAGTTCACCTGTTGTTACCGAATAGCGTCCGGCAAGTTCCAAGCTGTTCCGGAGAAGTTTTCTCTGGTTGGATGCGCTCAGTCTGAGAGAGGCGATGAGGGAGAAAATCTCATCTCTTTCAGCTGGGTCAATTTCCAGCAGGGTAAAGGCGGTGGAAATTTCGAGCTCCCCTTCATGAATCGCGGAAAGTTGCCGGGTGTTTAATTGCAGAAGTTTCAGAAGTGTCTTCGGTTGATACCTGCGGGTTATGTTCAGGAGCGGCAGGGCAAAGCCGGTGGCTTTGTCCTGTCCTGCGGCGCTGATGGCTTTTTCAAGAAAAAGGACCTCTTCAACAGGAGATGCTTTGCGGACCCTGGAGATGTTTTCCAGGGCAAGGGCCAGGAGTTCCAGGGGATCGATATTCCCATCGAGGACAAGGCAGGGGCATCTCCCGGCTGCGTTCGCTTTTTTATATGCCTGGAAAATTCCGTGGCCGGCGATTATCCTGAATGAGTTGTCGAACCCTTGCAGAAGAGGCGGGTTGAGCAGGATCTGTCTTGAGAGGGATTGGGTGTCCATGGCAGGAAATTCATTGCCTGACTCAACCTCGGGCGTCAGAAGGTAGGAGTGGTCGTCATCCGCGATCCTGCTGATCTCGATTTCCTGATATGTCGCTTTTATGGTCATTGCTTCTCCTGGCTGGAAATGAGAGGGGCTGGAATGTGGGAGTCGGAAGAGCAGGCGGAGTTGTCTCTCCGGCACCTTTTTTTGATTACCCAACTTTCTGACTTGTCTTATGGTGTTGATTTGCTGTTATAAATTATTTGAGAGCATGGTGGCATTTCATTATGAGAATTCAGAAGCCAGAAGTCAGGAGCCAGAATGACTGATTTTTTAAGCTTTTCTCCTGGCTTCTGACTCCTTGCTTCTGGCTTCTTGTGGAACACAGGCACGAAAAATCGCCAAAATCTCTTTATTATCGGGAGATTAAACAAACTCAGAAAGTTGAGTTGATTATATAACGTTTTGATTTAAAACATAAAATTAAACATGGCAATGAATTTAAGGGTGCCGCCCCGGTTCCGCCATTTTAACGCTGAAACAGGTTTCAGGGAATTTACTTGTGACTCTGAGGAATTATGACTGACCGGATTCTCGATCGCAACTGGTTGAAAGGGTACCCGAGGTTTCTGCTCCGGGCGTTCATAATGCTGGGGCGAGAATGGCCGCATATTTTCATCACCGGAGGGGCTGTTCGTGACTGGCTGCTGGGGCGAAAGGCGGGCGATCTTGATCTGACCATCGATGGAGATGCGGTCGCCGCAGCCCGGTTTTTTGCCGCCGCCACCGGGGGCGCATTTGTGCCGCTTGATGAAGGTGAGGGGGTGGCGAGGGTGGTCTGCGGCGGGATCACGGTTGACTTCGCATCGTTTCGTGAGAAAACGACCGACATCCTTTCCGATCTGTCATGTCGGGATTTTACGATCAACGCGATGGCTACTCCTCTGGACGTTGTTTCCGGAACCTTGACGGAGCCGCCGGTTGTGATCGATCCCCTTGGCGGAGCGAATGATCTGGCAAGGAAGGTTGTCCGCGCCCCGGGTGCAGGTGTTTTTGAAAGCGATCCTCTTCGCATCCTCAGAGCGTTCCGTTTTGCCGCAGTGAACAATTTTACGGTCGAACCGTCTACTCTTGACTGGCTGACCGCAAAAAAGGACCTTTTGCGTATCCCCGCCCCCGAGCGGATCCGCTATGAACTTGACCTGATCATGGCCTCGGAAAGGGGTGGGGCAACATTCGGAGATATGGATGCGGCCGGGCTCCTCACGCTTCTTTTTCCTGAATTGGCATCAGGCAGGGGCATGGCCCAGCCTTTAAGCCATCATCAGGATGTTTTTGAACATAATCTGGCAACCCTGTCTCATGTTGAAAGGGTCATGGCTGCTCCGGGTCGATACTATCCGGAACAGAGAAAACTTCTTGAAGGCTATCTCGATCAGCCGGATATCCGGCTGGCCCTGAAATGGGCGGCTCTT
This genomic window from Pseudomonadota bacterium contains:
- a CDS encoding DmsE family decaheme c-type cytochrome, translating into MNRKSVLMKLALLGSLSAAIFMSGCNSQGVAKLKKATPIIPIQEYEKMLLGKLTADYVGNENCLKGCHDHDKLALDFKSSTMGDQLIQSSSGMMIVDCESCHGPGSELMDAIQGLDAKKDASEIIKAHKENLLDLPNLPAGAKSLICLKCHTANATFNIHNWNGGIHAGNEVSCSDCHPIHGSSDLILPPRETSETCMECHIEESAKFSLPSHHPVKEGKIYCTDCHDPHGTENPKQLRRMTERETCGRCHTEKTGPFLYEHADNTETCSTCHSPHGSINKSMLKLPVTFLCKQCHGEHRNSGTDDISEKSRNYTRCTDCHSSFHGTDTPGVNTGGAFTR
- a CDS encoding sel1 repeat family protein, coding for MRRKKTHKLHRMLLGVFFIAAVGLFAAVSPVCGADNIQGLKKSAELGDASAQHDLARAYEEGIGTAKNIPGAVQWYLKAAMQGHVDSQYKFATALDGNPEASHLIGKMYMNGEGVQKNSATGFKLIKESAEKGYSEAQYDLGAMYAYGEGVTQSDDEAVKWWKLAAQQGDSKARANLYKKYKIEVESVTVAKEDSGSVSAPAEEVPVKGRLKDIMKAAESGEANAQYELGKMYQEGDGVKKDENKAVRYFSMAAKKSHVGAQFEYARALGDEHPEALYQMGRMYRQGDGVKKDPATALDWLKKAATKGHAEAQYELGLMYAEGDGVAKDDDETIRWWTMAADQGHPEAKAVIEMKIISKDAAAGDVKAQYNMAKFYEEGSGTLKDLGKAMEWYTKAAAQGHVVSQFKLATALLAGKGVKKSPSGAVEWFRKSAEKDYGPAQFQLGLMYKDGQGVAKDEGEALKWLEKAALKGETRAYYDLGDMYAAGRGSKADHQTAALWLGKAAALGNAEAQYRYGNYLLNGPGVKEDPDEAVKWLQKAAEAGNVEAISALGECYAEGKGTGKSEARALSLFREAAEKEHPKAQYNLGLIYETGAGTKKNPGEAVKWYRKAAKGDVVEAMYRLALLNCNGQGIKKDYSEAIKLWEQASGKGDAMSLYFLGYMHETGSGVNRDPGKAKNYYLQAAKQGNRFALQTIKDMKN
- a CDS encoding HD domain-containing protein, with product MTDRILDRNWLKGYPRFLLRAFIMLGREWPHIFITGGAVRDWLLGRKAGDLDLTIDGDAVAAARFFAAATGGAFVPLDEGEGVARVVCGGITVDFASFREKTTDILSDLSCRDFTINAMATPLDVVSGTLTEPPVVIDPLGGANDLARKVVRAPGAGVFESDPLRILRAFRFAAVNNFTVEPSTLDWLTAKKDLLRIPAPERIRYELDLIMASERGGATFGDMDAAGLLTLLFPELASGRGMAQPLSHHQDVFEHNLATLSHVERVMAAPGRYYPEQRKLLEGYLDQPDIRLALKWAALFHDVGKPDTCDLKEDNRLTFYNHDQVGAGIWLAIGRRLCWGRRFIDRVALLIRHHMYPFHLNNSLATTGITPRACLKLAKTAGKDLSGLFLLAMGDSMAAKGPNKPAGMEENLARLFSRVDLEYHRSVRKVLEGPPLVSGDDLIGMGLTPGPHFGEILDAVEQARVSGEISDKESAYEFIRRYVGRT